The proteins below are encoded in one region of Sporosarcina sp. FSL K6-1508:
- a CDS encoding LCP family protein: MKRKDYKKQKKSSGKRLAIKVALLLTLSLFLVVAAYAASLQKKAENAAVRAYEVVPDRPKSEIREVKVEPASDNVSILFIGVDDSEARHQGDSNSRSDALLLATLNPRNKSVKLVSIPRDSYVYIPEVKYRDKITHAHAFGGTRAAIETIEELFEIPVDYYVKMNFNAFIDVVNAIGGIEAEVPYDRIEKDENDKYTIQLKKGLQQLDGKHALALARTRKLDTDVERGKRQQMILQAIMKEVVSVKSVTKYGDVIDAVGDNMKTDMTFDEMKSFLEYVKGGMPQVDTLSLKGYDDMSTGIYYWKLDEPYLAEVKKILQSHLGLIPDSSSLTDSSSTMTGSGEEALEDNLTN, from the coding sequence TTCTTGTTGTTGCGGCCTATGCTGCTTCCTTACAGAAAAAAGCAGAAAATGCGGCAGTTCGTGCATATGAAGTTGTCCCCGACCGACCTAAATCTGAAATTCGCGAAGTGAAAGTCGAGCCTGCAAGTGACAATGTTTCCATTTTATTCATCGGTGTCGATGACAGTGAAGCACGTCATCAGGGTGATAGCAACAGCCGATCGGATGCACTCCTCTTGGCAACGTTGAATCCAAGAAATAAGTCTGTGAAACTGGTCAGCATTCCGCGTGATTCATATGTTTATATTCCCGAAGTCAAGTACAGGGATAAAATCACGCATGCCCACGCATTCGGTGGAACCCGTGCAGCAATTGAAACAATTGAAGAATTATTCGAAATCCCAGTCGACTACTATGTGAAGATGAATTTTAACGCATTCATTGACGTCGTCAATGCAATTGGCGGTATCGAAGCTGAAGTCCCATACGATCGAATTGAAAAAGATGAAAATGATAAATACACGATACAACTCAAAAAAGGTTTACAGCAACTTGACGGTAAACACGCACTTGCACTTGCACGGACACGTAAACTCGATACCGATGTCGAACGCGGGAAACGCCAGCAAATGATTTTGCAGGCAATTATGAAAGAAGTCGTCTCAGTGAAATCAGTAACAAAATATGGCGATGTCATTGATGCAGTTGGTGACAACATGAAAACCGACATGACGTTCGATGAAATGAAATCGTTCTTGGAATATGTTAAAGGCGGTATGCCACAAGTTGATACACTCAGTTTGAAAGGCTACGATGATATGTCCACGGGTATTTACTACTGGAAGCTAGATGAGCCTTATCTAGCTGAAGTGAAGAAAATATTGCAGTCACATCTTGGCCTCATCCCCGACTCATCCAGTCTAACTGACAGCAGTTCGACCATGACTGGTTCAGGTGAAGAAGCTTTAGAAGATAATTTAACTAACTGA